In Glycine max cultivar Williams 82 chromosome 15, Glycine_max_v4.0, whole genome shotgun sequence, the DNA window TGCAGAAACCATAATTAACTGACGTTCAGCCTTTCTAGAATCTGAGTTTGGGTCTGCACCTGATCTCCTCCCTACATGCTCCAATATCCGGTGCATGTCTTCCCGGAAATTGAATGACAAGAGTTCATCAACTTCATCTAATACCAAATATCGACAGCCATGAGTGCGAAGTTTCCCGGATGCACTGAGCTCAGCTATCCTACCAGGTGTGCCAACAACAATTGCAGGCTTATTTTTCTTGAGAGCATCTTCCTGCCTGGTTCGGTTTGCACCCCCCACAAGCTGCTGAACCACTCTCTTGTTATCCATTCCTAGCACCTTCTCAAACTCCCTCACTATCTGCATTCCAAGCTCCCTAGAAGGAGCAACAATCACTGCTTCAATTCCCAACTTCTTCCCACTCTCCCCACCATCACTGTTGCCTTCAGGAGTTTTCCCCCTCAGCGGCCCAACAACTGAAAGTATAGGAAGCAGATAAGCCAATGTCTTCCCTGAACCCGTGTAAGACTGAATTATGACATCATGGTTGTTCAGAATGGTGGGAACTGCAGCAGACTGAACTTCGGTCGGCACGGTGAAACCCTCCTTCTCTAGCCTCTCAATCAACACATGTGGGAGGCCAAGTTCTGAAAATGACTCTGCAGCAAAAGGGGCAGACTCTATTTGCTGTTTCTCTACAACCCTAaaagctttcttcttcttctcattaaTGCCTAAGGGCTTTCCTTTGCTCTTGCGATTCTCAGAGGGTGAACCCAATGGCTTAACCTTATTTGTTTTGCTTCTGTTTCTGGGTTCAGTTTCAGTTTGTAAACCTATGCCAGAGACGGTTAGGGAACCATGATGGGGTTCCACCTGGCTCATACACTTGACACTAGTGTGCAATAAAACAGACCTAGAAGTGGCCAAAGCCCTTCTCATGTGGAGTGACTCTCCAACAAGCAAAAGAAACCTATATGAAATCAAAGTTGGCATcttttaaacaacaacaaagaacaaCCTTTGTATGTCCTGTTGGTCCTCCAAATGGGACAATACGATTATTAACGGCTGCTAAAACCTCTTCAATCAAACCTTAAAATCTGCTACCGATGAGAACGagaaaaaaccaccaaaaataaaaaagctttgGGATAAGGGTGGTGAAAAGATGAAACCTTTTTGGTTCTGAGAAACTTGTTGCTACTACCGCCACAATGTGGACACAAACACAATAGCCATAAAGTAGCTAGCAATTACCTGAATTAGGACAATTAGTGTCCTGATTGAGGAATTTGGGTATGGCGGAACACCACAACAACTTCAGGGCTCTTTGCTGTGAGTCTTGGGAGGTACTTGTTTGTTGAAGAAAAATCTATCAGGGTTTatctaagattttttattttacatatttaaaaatctatttatttattgagttatatatttattttgaaaaaaaagtgatatataatataaaataatttattgtcaGAGTGATATCTTGTATAATGTATGGTGATTGcaatgaaagtaaaaataatatatattaatcacCGTGTGATATTGGATTTGATTTACATGTGATGTATGTAgagatatatatttgtttattatatgttgaatatataatagtaaattaatttttttttcacgtaTTGAAAGATTATACAAATATAgattaaatatatgaattataaGATGTTAAGATAATCTTTATTAGATGTAACATGTTTTTAGTAGCTTTGAAGATGAAAACTATTGTCTTCAACATTGTTATATAAATTGATGACTTTGATATAATTGAACATACCAAATGTTAAAATCATGAAAGTATGTTCGATTAAATGTTAatgaattcatttattttaagtgaaattatattttgtataatttatagAATGATTAGGCTCGACATTTCTCATTGTGAAGTTGTTCacaaattatacatttatatattGTGATATATTTGTTTAGATGTTTAGAAAttctgaaattatattt includes these proteins:
- the LOC100812968 gene encoding DEAD-box ATP-dependent RNA helicase 47, mitochondrial; its protein translation is MPTLISYRFLLLVGESLHMRRALATSRSVLLHTSVKCMSQVEPHHGSLTVSGIGLQTETEPRNRSKTNKVKPLGSPSENRKSKGKPLGINEKKKKAFRVVEKQQIESAPFAAESFSELGLPHVLIERLEKEGFTVPTEVQSAAVPTILNNHDVIIQSYTGSGKTLAYLLPILSVVGPLRGKTPEGNSDGGESGKKLGIEAVIVAPSRELGMQIVREFEKVLGMDNKRVVQQLVGGANRTRQEDALKKNKPAIVVGTPGRIAELSASGKLRTHGCRYLVLDEVDELLSFNFREDMHRILEHVGRRSGADPNSDSRKAERQLIMVSATVPFSVVRAARSWGCDPLLVQANKVAPLETVSPSEPISLSRSSPSSSPSSAMPSPAAVESLPPALKHYYFVTRVQHKVDVLRRCIHALDAKFVIAFMNHTKQLKDVVFKLEARGMKAMELHGDLGKLARSTTLKKFKNGEVRVLVTNELSARGLDVAECDLVVNLDLPTDSIHYAHRAGRTGRLGRNGTVVTICEESEVFVVKKLQKQLAIPIAACDFAEGKFLVTEEEKTVSTSQR